From a single Miscanthus floridulus cultivar M001 chromosome 8, ASM1932011v1, whole genome shotgun sequence genomic region:
- the LOC136468700 gene encoding uncharacterized protein: protein MGENTFAAGVMARLEAGYQYHHQQLPPPPSHSVAPKALFHRCLALAIARRRRRRRPALALARCWDPVAPPSSPTPPADASGPAESSPTANILTSLHIGLVLILLHAVLHKAEDNADAEVARWIRWCHKSRHTRCPHIPPLDLILRGWEPLLFRFYRCCRALLRICPSRRTLTPFLCPTRRRKSPRGRSSSPEKKLPRPSSPSEKKPPLAYLLHGCSSACGTAPHPSPVAGEEAPRPLLPNARGTARLPARRPRGCSSTRGRPCGCLLAASSSVSGVALHPSPVAGEEGPMLLLPDARGTSLSSPGVPSLLSLLDFFWPSLVGKIFLATVMTLFVMELLTGEEIPDVVSLLEYNEIVRKMFGNEE from the exons ATGGGGGAAAACACCTTCGCCGCGGGGGTTATGGCTCGCCTTGAGGCTGGATATCAG TATCATCATCAGCAATTG ccgccgccgccatcgcacaGCGTCGCGCCAAAGGCCCTGTTTCATCGCTGCCTCGCCCTCGCCATCGCgcggcgccgccgtcgccgccggcctGCTCTCGCCCTTGCTCGTTGCTGGGATCCCgtcgctcctccctcctccccgacGCCCCCGGCTGACGCGAGCGGCCCAGCAGAGAGCTCGCCCACTGCTAATATCCTCACATCGCTGCACATtggcctcgtcctcatcctcctgcACGCCGTGCTGCACAAGGCCGAGGACAACGCCGACGCCGAGGTCGCCCGCTGGATACGCTGGTGTCACAAAAGTCGTCACACTAGGT GCCCTCACATCCCCCCTCTAGATCTCATTCTGAGGGGCTGGGAGCCCCTCCTCTTCCGTTTCTACCGTTGCTGTCGCGCGTTGCTTCGCATCTGCCCCTCTCGCCGCACCCTGACGCCCTTCCTCTGCCCGACTCGACGGAGAAAAAGCCCCCGCGGCCGGAGCTCCTCACCGGAGAAGAAGCTTCCGCGACCGTCATCACCGTCAGAGAAGAAGCCACCACTGGCGTACCTCCTCCATGGCTGCTCGTCCGCCTGCGGCACGGCTCCCCACCCCTCGCCCGTGGCCGGAGAAGAAGCCCCTAGGCCGCTCCTCCCCAACGCCCGCGGCACAGCGCGGCTGCCTGCTCGCCGCCCGCGTGGCTGCTCGTCCACCCGCGGCCGCCCGTGTGGCTGCTTGCTCGCCGCATCCTCGTCCGTCTCCGGCGTGGCTCTACACCCCTCGCCCGTGGCCGGAGAAGAAGGCCCTATGCTGCTCCTCCCCGACGCCCGCGGCACATCCCTCTCGTCACCCGGAGTCCCCTCCCTCCTGTCACTACTCGACTTCTTTTGGCCGA GCTTGGTTGGGAAAATTTTCCTTGCTACTGTGATGACGCTCTTTGTGATGGAGTTGTTAACTGGG GAGGAAATACCGGATGTTGTTTCTTTGCTGGAGTACAATGAAATTGTTAGGAAGATGTTTGGTAATGAAGAATGA